ccggtctcccctacaGTACTTTCAGAAAGTATTAGCGCAATcatattttttctacttaaCCCTTTCGTGACTAGTGACCCGTATGGCGGTtcataaaatttgtttctaaatgACGAGTGACCCGCATGGCGGTACATAAACAGTTTTGAGTATTTCAAATCATCTTTAGCAATTTgggaaaactttaaatttatttttgaacaatttCTTAAGTTAATGCTTCAAACCGTTTGTTAATTGCATTTATAGATCgctcaaaaatcaattttaaaaaatggcaaaaatagataaaaaatatactgtCATAAATGAGAtccttgatatttttttcaatgatggtggtaaagattttttttgtttgatcacCACTATAAATGtctcatttatttaatataaaaagcgATGTGTTTATgtagttcttttttatttgtttaaggtTTCAAAgggaaacaatatatttttgttaatttcaacATGATATATCTTGATCacattactaaaataataaatttttttttttagtttttttaattttctgaaaGCCAATtctatgcaaaaaaaacaaggtcttatttgtaaaattctgaccactaattattattttatattcctTTAATTGATCATGATCCAAGATCGTTATTTTACGCGCAGTCATATAGCTGTTTTTAAGTCAGTCGCGAAAGGGTTAACTGAACTTCAAATGAGTGTAATTCGAAAACAACAAAAGGCtgattgataactttttttaacttattcataaaataaagcAGAAATACTAATTgtcaaatatataaaagatactTCTTCATTATTATCTTGAATTTAATTAGAATACAATAAGAGTAATaagaacaatattaaaaaagtgtgCAAAAGTATTAACGCACTTTCAGTTATTCAATGAttctaataaagtttaatattttacgTGACAACCtatgtttttaactttactCTACGCGGCATAGAATCTATAAGTTTTCTGATTAATTCTTGTGGCATGGTGTTCCACAACTCTTGCATTTGCGTTTTGAGCTGCATCAAGTTATTGGGCTTGCATTTTTGTAACTTGCAGTCCATCCAACTCCAAAGATTCTCAATAGGATTTAAATCAGATGAGCGAGCGGGCCAAGGTATTAGATTCAACCGTTTTTCTTCCATGTGTTGCTTCATTGAGCGTGCTGTGTGGCAAGGAGCGTTATCTTGTTGAAATTGCCAGGTAGAGTCAGCCTTGAAAACGTCTATTGCTGGCTTTAAATAATCTTCTAATATATCCGTATATCGAAGTTGATTAAAGTGATAAGTGTAAAGATGCGCCAGTCCATTGCTAGATCCAGCAATGCAGCCTCAAATGCCAATTAAACCTCCTCCTCCTTGAACTCTTGACATGATAAAACGAGgattatatttttcgtttttgtATCTCCTCATGACAACCGTTTTCTTGCGATTAATAAGttcaaaatttgatttgtccgagaaaaatacttttctctatagctctacAGTCCATACAGCTCTCTCTTTGCATCACTGTCTTCGCTTGAGGCAGTCTTTGATACTTAATAGCGGCTTCTTTGTTGCAAGGTATGAATTGCGATGTtttttctccataagcttgctaaTTGTTGATCGGCTAACTTGATGTGCACCCAACGCTGTATTTAGGTCTGAGGCGATTTTGGCTATGCTCATGTTTGGGTTGCGTCTAGCGAgcataattgctttattttcgTCCCTTTCTGACATTTTTGGGACAACTAGAGCGACTTTCGTTTTTGACTGTTCCAAACTCATTATAGTTTTTGAGCGTTGTTCTAACGCGGCATTCACTGATTTCAAGTTGACGTCCAATTTCTCAATTGTTGATACCACTTTTGTTCAGGCCAACAACTTGCCACATTGTTTCAATTGATATGCTCCTTAAACCCATATTATTGTTGTTGCAATGGCAAAGTTTTAACTAActgtatttcaaataatatttccgCCACTTCAATTTAttcttcttatatttttttattgactattATTAATCAGTAgagagtttttaacaaaaattaaccaaaaaagttttactcAAAGGAATTAACCGAGTGTgctaatacattttaaatgagTACGCTAATACTTTTTGACGCTTATTTTCAGACATTTTTCCAAGTAGTCATTAAACTTCTAgttaactcataaaaaaaataagcaggTTGACAATATTTgacattataattaaatttaattagtattacctttcataaaaaaaaactagttcaaaattaaaattactttaaaatttatattgatttgaggttgtctataataaaaaaattacgagtgcgctaatactttctggaagcactgtatatatatatatatatatatatatatatatatatatatatatatatatattattttgcaaCATGTTAACCAAGATTGTTTTTCTTACGAACGGAGAGTATTACTTTGTTGCGGTGTTACTCGACAAGGTTTAGTGCCAAGTGGTGTTACAGATGTAAAGCTAGGTAATGTTGCCGAGCATTTTTCAATTATTCTGGACACACATAGGAATGTCTTCTATTTAGagtagtttaataaataaatattttatactctGTGCTGTTTTTATGTgtagttattgtaatattttgtattggTAGACAGCTTACCTTACCTTCCCAATTCAAAATGGGCCAATAAATGGACAAAAGAATAAAAGCAGAAGTCAGATTTCAGATGTATTTGTGTATTTAAATCACTATTTAGATATTATAGACAAACTTAGAACCGtttgtttaaactattaaaaaatttcgtAATGTGATATAATAGacatattatttgattaaagtGGAGGTTTatgtattttagaaaataaaaggttcaaaaagaaaaatgttgtttacaaagtttatggtatgaaaaaatatttacattaaatattgcggcttataatatattatgttattcaatagtttatttacaatttaatacgTGCTACAATAATATTTGTAAGTAATTAAAAGTTTCTGGAAAGCTTCAAGTATGCCTAATATCTTATGTTCAAACTAAGATTAGCAATTAATATCCACGATACAATAATGTAGATGAGACAAAAGAAAGGTGTTTTAATTAACAACAACATATTACTCTGCAGCAGTTAATTTCCGAGCATTGGTAGATCATACTGTTCTGCGGCTGTTGGAAGAACAACGTGAAATGCATTGATGTGAACCTCAAAATCTTTAAACAGATTGCTCCGACGCAAgaataaaaaactctttaaaattgattgaaagcCTCGACAAAATTTATCGCAGAAGCATTTTAATGTTTGGTCACATGCTCACTAAGAGGTTTGTATTGTTGAGAAGTTTTTTGCAAGTATTTCCAGCACATTCTTGATCGTGATAAAGTTGAATATTcaaatgcaatattaaaaaccATCACTGGTTCTCTTCTAGATTCTCTGAAGaccattgtaaaaataattcacCACCACATGCAAGATGTGAATTTCAATTGGAGGAATACTTTCCAAGACAGTTTTGGAAGAATCCTCTGCTTGGATGGGAAGCTCAAGATCACATTCAAGTACATCTTTGTCCGCATCATATTTCCATTTTCCTAGTAGTGGACTGAAGAGCTGGAATttagttttgataaatttgattgTTCTTGGTATTCCTTTTGATTGAAGATTGTCTGTTAAGGCGCTATATTTGCTTATCAGATCCTGTGACCAGTGCTTTTCAACAatcaaagcaaataaaaataaaaaactttccatGTGTGTTGcgcaatttttaaaagaaatccactttttcattttatcaatatcataataaattttgcataCTTTAAAGCATTATGCTTTGATAGTATGCTGTTTATGCTGCTGTTGTTGCTCTGACTAATACAACACATAcgtctctttttttttaaatatactagaTATATTTTTAGGTATATAAGTCTGACGCTAACtatgcatttataaaatttataacttataatttatagtatttataaattaagtagTTAAAATAAGAACTTAAGTTAAGggtaaaatgtttaatgttttataattggCATAAActatatggttttaattttatgtaaaatgttaAACGTAACAATaagtttaattatgttttaacatGTAATATGCTTTCAGTTATACTCAAAACCGCAGTGATCAAAGATCTTGgtcagaaaaaaattagagattTAATGTCAGTACTGGCTACATTTGTGACAATAGTAAAAAAGCAAGCATAAATTCGCTAGTTAAATTTTCATCTAAAGTACTCAGTGATTAGGCAGTAAAGACTTTTTTGAGCACCTtgacaataacaacaaaacaaaaataaaaataaaagttaaacaagttttaaaacatagCTGAAATCTGAGGTTTGCTGGCgtatttttaagtctttaataGCAAACTACGggtacaaaactaaaaaaattaaatatttatctcaTTCCAACTCCCAGAACTGCATACAGTATGACTGGTTTTACAATATATGAAACTTCATAACACAATTTTCATCCTtggatttataaagtttaatttaaattggttACGTTCAACAACTATGAAAAAAAGAACACATTAAACGCAAACTTTGATTTATGACTAAAgttttagcataatttttttaagacaaaaaaaattcaattttattatttggtctattaaaaaataataattgtatattGAAAAAGCATCAGAAATGAGGTGAATGTCTATATTTGGGAACGtgttacatattatttttttcgaaATAGCAACCATATCGATCCTTAACCATGTTTATGCGACAACGTTCTCGATCACTTACCTTGCTTTTCTGAATAAtctcatgtttttcttttaatattaaaggtAATTGTTAAGGATTTGGTTTTTGAATTACATTCTGAATTATATTTTGGcgaactttttttatcaaaagtagGAATTGGTGCTACTTACTCAGACCATTTTTTGcaaagtcattacttttttttacttttcttgaAGGAGGCtctcaaaataaactttacgaGAGGCTAAGTTAAATATACATGTTATGTACCCAGTATAACTACTGATTTTAGATCTTGCTTGTACCCCTTCAGTTACTCAATTACTTAATAATACTAACTTTCaattacttattaataaaaatatgacaCCTCTTTtaacctttttctttttaaaataaatatataaaagtattaagctaatttaacatttttaaaggattttttctACTTTCCTTGCGGCTTTACTAGGCTTTCAGTTGACTGTTTATGAGAAACTCCTAAGTTCTTGTAACTCAGCAAAGAATTTGTTAAAAGcaacaataattattttgctgaaATAAACTTAAGTTCCATGTTACAAGGTCTGGCAGCAGTTTAGCACAAGGTTTTATTTCTGATGTTCTTATTAAACTGAGgctattatcttttttttgatgttgttgttgtactttattacaatatataaaataaagctacaaataaataaaggaagaaaagttacaaaagaagatattgttgaattttaaagaataaaaattacttcaacaaaactttttcaacaaaagctTTTTAATCTATCCGttcattttttcttgttatGTTGTGTAAAGCTTGCATCCATCAAACTAACGAGTTACAATAATCGTTGACTTATTCAaacaatgtctataatatttttatataattgttaatgCATAAGATCAATATGATATTAGTTTGATATCAAAAAGTTATCATGCTGCGATTTCAAATAATTATCTCACTTTAATATCAATCTGATGTCATAACATTAgatatataatttcaaatatgGTTGTGACATCACAATGAGATCATATTAAGATCACTACTTGATATCAAACCTTAAGAAACTTTTGATACTATCACTACATCATgttgatataaacttttgacAAACCACCTCAACCTCTTATAAAGTTTCAAATTCTCTATAAATGCAGACCATTCCGTATAAAAGATCCTTTACGCGGTTAGTTGAGTTATACAGTGTcattatgatataaaaacttatgtaaaaatatcataaaatgatCTCATTATGATGTTATATAAATGTCACAAACTCGACATAGTTGAACTTAATTCAACTATGATTACGTGTGACAACCAAGATTGTAAACGTCATAATATTGGTATCTTTTGTGATTAAATGACTATTTGTGAGCTATTATGATCATATGAATTGTTATTATATGATTGGATGTGAGTATGTTATGATATTCACACACAATCATAgtagaattaataattttgtatttaattaaattttttgcataacaATTTTGTCTATTATTTAAAGTCATCTTAGCATAATACATTATTGATATTACGGTTTTATCAATGGGATGTGAGGTTTTCACAATTAAAATCGAAGTTGTTTTAAACGTTATAAATATGAAGGGCATACGTACATTGTTACAATTGTAACATTATTACATTAATGTAGTAATAATATCACAAGCGTAGCTGTCTGTTCTTGATATAATCACAAATAAAGGCAATTCCGCGATTACcattattacaaaaatcattataatggttgttaatgatttttcaaTGGTTGAAAACGCAGAAATATTACTGTAAACATTTTGTAGTTAATGCATATTTTGTTACGTAATCTATTGCAACCTGTACTGAAGATGGAAAATTGTGTAGAGAACAAAGCAAGAAAATCAGTATGTAAGCACAATTTTTCAGagtttttctgataaaatatacacaATCAAATTGTGAGTTGCATTTAGCTTGagttgtaatattaaaaatgttataatacaatttaaattaaaagttgcgAATTAATACTTTTCGGAATCAGAGCTAATTTTTTTCTCTGAGGTCTTTTTTACATGCCACAGTgtgaaaataactaaaaagtaaactaaacatcttttaaaaagtaaactaaacCATGTTTTATATACgcttaatacttttttaattactttacaGTTGTAATATGAAACTATATTATCGTTGAAGGGTCGACCATAAATTGCGCCACGCATTATCCGGCAGTTTTTGACCTCCTCCCCCACTCGTCACAACTTTGTAACTCTTTAGTTACAAGTCCTTCACAAATTAACACCCTCCTCTTTAGAGCGTGATGTAAACTATGGACGACCACTAACATCATTCTATATGAACAAAATATAATTGTACAGCAGTATAAATTGTgaatatcatatttatattcGCCGTGAATAGATTGCTAAAAGTTGgtagaataaaaacattttctttaagtaccaaaaaagcttttttttctttttaaattgactctttgtttattgctattattttttattgttattgttgagATTCCTCATATTTTACGGTGTATGAAAACACTATTTGCTTTGACacgcagtttttttatttagatatttaacaagttaaatgttattaatgttTATCTGACCAGATAAACTAGGTATTGGTGCTGAGCCTCTATAAAATGCCGGTAATAATAAACGCGATTCTAAGGAGAAGTTTTTTACCACCActacataaattatgattacGCAAAAGCaacaatgttttttctttattttacatttcctatcattttatgtttattaattttaaatattgataaaccTATTcatatgaatatttattttaagtatgttAAACACTTGTATTTAATGTAGATTTATGGTTACTTATgtgtcctgttttgtttttattacgtTTCTATTACATGCGCGGTATCtaaattatcattgttattttttactacaCGCTTTAGTATAGTTTCTTTGCTTTGTTCTGAACATCtgttcaatttatatttttaatttttacccTTTCTCTCATCCTAACTTTTTCCTTATTTTACTTGGACTTAGCAGCACAGTCTAGTCCTTTGATGCatacttttgcattttttaaaaatattttatttgaaaatattatttgttttgactcgcaatttttttgaacaaatttaagtatttaacaaGTTAAATCGCTTCGggtattaaagaaaaactataGTTTCAGTGTGGTACGCTTACTTCCAACATAGTTATGAAAAGcttcttttatttatgtaataatactgaacttaatagtagtagtagaagtagtgcCTTTTAGAGAGTGTTTGACGCATAACTCTTGGCAGCAAGTGCAACCGAAGAAATGGCAAAAAAGAGTTGCAGCgcttttttataagtaaatgtaaaaaaagtgtgaaaaatttttaaaaaagcccaaactttcttaaaacataaaaacagcgATAATAGTTTGTTGCACATATGACAAgatatttatgtaattaatcTGCTCAGGTAGTTAGTCCTAATAACCTGACGATGgtcttcaaaaataattatgcctAAAActtgatgaagaaaaaaattaaatcgcCCGTGCTAGTATTTCAGAGGGTGCTGCTGTggaggaaaattaaaaaaaaatattaaccaatatctggaaaaaactttaaaactttattttaacaattacaagtcttttttgctataaatatttacGCCAAGATTGAAAAATTGATAATGTTTTGCATTTTGAAGGGGCGGATTTGACATCTCACCGTGACCCGTGTACCTGGTCCGCCTAgactttgtaaattaaattttgtcttGATGAatgattgaaattttattttctaagccttaaattttgaaaaaatttgcatagtgactcaaaacaaaaaaaaaatggctatAAACCCTTCACAACATTTTGATAAACTAAGTgctctttttgaaaataatattaaattgcagtaatttttatttttcattttatacaatttaatttttaaatagttgatATGATCTAACAGGAGACTGAATTTCAGAACTTGAAATATGCtgtattttttcaatcattacaactaaaacaaaattgcttcatacatacaaacatacatacataaaatcCCTACAGACcttgtaaaaaagaaacatgaaatgtaaaagaaaaaatgaaagaaatgaaaatgtaaaaaaaggcTTATTGAACAGGCATCAAtgactattaaataaatttagtaataaaGTGCAGCTGCTTgaggcaaaaacaacaacaaactcAACAACAAAGCTTAAAAACACTGAAACACCCtctatattatatacataacattttGATCAATAgccttatatatattaaactatgcacttttatacaaaaatttgcagaaaaaaaaaagattttttttgaataaatactctgtctgtatttaaataaaaaaattattacactataaaaaattagttatttgaATGTTTATTGTAAAGAAGATCTTTTGAACTGAAtaaaatttcttgatttaataaaaacttaatgtaGACAGCAGTTTCCAGTTTTTCTTTTTGGTGTTTTTGTATCTTTCTTAACAAATTAGTGCTGCAGGATTTCATTAAAAAGCTCCTAAGAATCAAAGCTAAATACAAACATCAGGTTATATGAATTGGATGGGTCAAAACAACAACTCAAACAAATATCAAGCTCGTAAAAAAAAATCGGCAAAACAGTTGCAAAGAATAGTTGTTAACTATTCAGCacgaaaaaaatgtattttctaAGTTAAAAGATCAGatatgtgttaaaaatataacaaattgaaGAATTACAGCATGAATCAGAAATTGTTTGAAACCTTTCATAACTTAATCTAAAATCATTACTGTTTACATAGGGGCAAGACATACGCACTCTCAGTATATTAATTATGTGATGAAAACATTGCATAATTTATTTGTAAGACGATCCacataagcttttttcttgctttgttttgactaaaaactctttattaagtaaaacaactacaacaaaataatactttCGATTATTTTATTGTAGTTGTTTTAGTACTactacaatatttaaatatattttgatataataatatttttgtattaaaatatatttaaaaatagttataccctggcttttttattgaaacattcttgaaaaaaagtaaaagccAAAGCTCTAAGATATTTGTGTTAGTTCTATTTATATTGAACATATATGTACACATTTTATATACTgtattaataatagtaacaataataataataagaatgataacaataacaataataacaataataacaataatattaataacaataataacaataataataataatgataataaaaataataataataactattattattatttttactattattattttagttaaaataagtatatagaTGACTgactgtataaaattttttctttttaatttgagAACAAAAGTCAGGTAACTTTTATTATTCGCTTTcagaaaagtttgaaagttttttttactgtttacagaGCAGAAATAGAAAGGTAAATTTCATAAGCACAAAACTGATacttgtaatgaaaaaaaattttcatatataaaaagaattatatagCATTAatccaataatataaaaaaaacctcaTCAAGTTGGAATAAGTAgcattaataaagttttactaCGCCAAATTTCCACCTCTAGCTTGCGCATACACGTCGGTCGGTTTCTTTTTTCGATAGATTCTTACCTTTTGAAATTAGTTTCTAACGCGTGAGAATCTAACGGTTAGAACCTATCAACAATTCcttatagtatattttatttcagtcaaactattaaaaaaaatgctggtaaaaagaaatatgaacaaaatagtgatttatgtaaataaagataaatataataaacattttttattatatcaggcaactaaaaaaattcGTGCAGTTTTGCAGATCCATAAATAAACACACaaaataacagttttaataaagtttattctgATAAATAGTCTCCTTCAGCAAGAATAACTTTCTTCCATCGTGAAACAAGCTGGTAtattccatttttataaaagtcttgAGTTTGGTagctaaaaaattgaattaactCATTTTCGAGATCTTCTCTTTTTTGAAACTGTTGATTCCTCATATGATTATCCAGGGCCAAAAACAGGTGATAGTCACTTGGCGCAAGGTCTGGTGAATACGGAGGGTGAGTTAGAATCTCCCATTGTAAACGTGCTAGAGTTTCCCGCGAGATTTTTGCGGTGTGCGGTCTGGCGTTGTCCTGGTGGAATACAGCGCCTTTTATGTTTGCCAAAGCTTCTTGTTTTTGGTGAAGAGCATCGGAAACTCTGTCCAATTGGGCTGAGTATATCTCAGCAGTAATGGCTTGTCCACTTGGTAGCAACTCATAGTGAACGATACCTGCTGCAGTCCACCATTTACACAGTAAAACCTTTTGTTTGTGAATGCTTGGTTTAGGAGTCATCAGTACTGCATTGTTACTGGCTAGCCAAtgatatgtttgttttttgttgcaGTACATAATCCATTTTTCGTCGCACGTCAACATCCGGTCAAAAAATGGCACTAAATTGTGGTGGGAAAGCAATGAAGAACAAATGGTTAAGCGCTGTAGCTTGTTTGTTTCACACAACTCAAAAGGTAACCATTTGCTCAACATCCAACGTTTTCCAAGTTGGTGCAAATGTAAACGAATAGTTTCATCACTCAGATTAAATCTAGATTAAAGCAAGGTCCTGACATGTTTGACTGGAGTCCTGCTCGATTTCCTGCTTGATATCCTCGTTGTTTACAATGGATGGTCTTCCAGGTCTTGGTTCATCTTCAAGGTTTTCatttccagaaaaaaaaattaaaaaaaaacttttaacccAACCGTCTTGCTATGGTACCTTCGCCAAAAGCAGCGCATATCTTACGACAAGCTTCTGTAGTTTTGGTTCCAAGTTTGAACTCATAAAGTAAGCAGGCGCGAATCATCGCATCTGACACAGCCATACTCCACttaagacttttaaatttaaaaggcaCTACTAAAACTTATGAAACACACTGATTGATTCTCCTTACAAGCTTTAATTTATATGCAAAATCATCCCCCAAACAAAACCAGTTTTCTTAATacatttcataaaaataggCAATTAAGATGAACCGCACGAACTTTTTTGGTTGCCTGATAACTTGCTATagattttatgtaattttaaaactgtgaATAAATActcactttttaaaaagtttttttctatataatatagaaaaaaaacgttttaaaaagtGGATATTTATTCGCGGTttcaaaaataagtaaaatatataacatgttaaataaaaacaaatgtttattatGATAATATCTACATTATAttcgtaatttattttatatattccaCAAGAATATAGAGTATATATTCTTTGTTAAGACGTCCATCATTATTTTAGATCACTCAAATTACTATAGTTTTGCTTCTAATTGGGCAAGAACATGGGGGTACTTACTACAGGCCTTCCCGTCGCGAATCCGTATTTTTGACTGCGGGCAGGCAATCTAAcggaaaaatatattttaattttttaaaagttcgaTTTGTGAGTAGTTGATTGTTATATGGTTAAAAATTGCTGTGTTTCTGGATACAGAGGAACTATggtgctaaaaataaaatacgagTTTTTAGGCTTCcctttaatgaaaaagaaagaaatcgTTAGATAAATTCAGTTCAAAGAAGTAATTTTCCAAATATACCAGATGCATTCCACCTAGTGTGCATTACCAACTTAACCTTTAAAACCAAGGTCCACTACTAAAGTGTTTTCTTCTATCAGAACTGAAAAGTGTGATGAATTAtcgcaatattttaaaaacgatttgtttacattcatttttttatgtgaagatattaaaaattgtaaatttattttttctgtaacaacttttgttataaatgaTGTTTTGCACGTTCAATCAAACTCCTTTTATGTTAACTGTATACCCATGTTTGCTGTTCATATCTcaagcaattttaaatttgaaagtttttatgctggtgtttgttattttatttcttcgctatcaaaaaattgtattacaTATCTTGATCGCTGGTCAAAAGTTGAAGAAACAATTCGCTTCCTgaacaacattaaaattatatctaTGATATGCGTCAGTAGTAGATAAAAAAGTTCATAATGTAGGAACTATAATCAAATCGTTATTTTTCAACGACTAAAAGCCTATACAATCAGGTacgaaaagattttaaactgCCAAGtgttaaaacattaacaaaagttGCATTTAGGACAATGAAAGTTTTAGATATTGACTTTATTAGtaccattttttcaaatttagaagaaaattttataaactgtataCTTTTGGTGGATGTAGTTTATGTAAAGTCTTTTCTTCTTTATCATTGTAATTTTCCTTTTGGAAAAGCGGAAAATAATCCAGAGTTGTTAGCAAATAGCGTTTTAGGTGTtatggttaaatgtttaaaaggtGGACCATCTCTTCAATGCAAAATGATACCTTTCTGTCATTTGGATGCTGCCTTTTTGTTTGAGCAAGTGTGCTACGTCATTAATTCGATAGAGTCTAGCAATGGAAAAgtaattttagatatttgtaaTGAATAatcaagttctttttaaattatttgagaGGGTTGTAA
Above is a window of Hydra vulgaris chromosome 10, alternate assembly HydraT2T_AEP DNA encoding:
- the LOC136086087 gene encoding histone-lysine N-methyltransferase SETMAR-like: MYCNKKQTYHWLASNNAVLMTPKPSIHKQKVLLCKWWTAAGIVHYELLPSGQAITAEIYSAQLDRVSDALHQKQEALANIKGAVFHQDNARPHTAKISRETLARLQWEILTHPPYSPDLAPSDYHLFLALDNHMRNQQFQKREDLENELIQFFSYQTQDFYKNGIYQLVSRWKKVILAEGDYLSE